One window of Nitrospirota bacterium genomic DNA carries:
- a CDS encoding alkaline phosphatase family protein, whose amino-acid sequence MDNSVKFTGIAKYKRVILLGFDGLDPKLLSHLMQRGDLPNFNKLSLMGTFSPLATSNPAQSPVAWASIATGNNPGYHGVFDFLNRRVTDYMPQLAILKMNPKNVFGKREMMFLPVMQGNSFWDHTSDSGIPSTILKWPMTFQPKQNKAKLYAGLGVPDIKGGLGKYAFYTTRDITKNEEGFEKVIKVKLEGNNVKTSISGPNITKLTSRDTAKVDLVISVNSDNSGIEMNVDGKKIMLRQGVWSDWIELKFKLGLMKTVSGIVKFYLNKTAPELELYMTAVQINPKDPAFVISSPDDYIKELAGEVGQFYTLGMPEDTKALEEGRIDEEAFIAMCDEIIAEQEKMLWHELTRFKEGLLASAFFSTDRIQHIFWVTKDPGHPLYNKAYAEKYGHVIDDYYRKMDVILGEVMKQVDDRTAFMVFSDHGFASFRRAVNINSWLAQNGFMTLNQKVSEDDKEGGGLFQYVDWKKTKAYALGFGSIYLNIKGREKHGIVGAGAEAESVAGQIADNLIRLTDTKDGQSAVKNVYKNKIIYSGAQVNESPDLVVGFQDGYRASWQTAIGGAPSELIIDNLKKWSGDHIVDPSVVPGIFLTNFMTNSNSPSLMDIAPTVLSCFGMSGFDMEGNALL is encoded by the coding sequence ATGGACAATTCAGTGAAATTCACTGGAATTGCAAAATATAAACGAGTAATACTTCTCGGCTTTGACGGACTGGACCCTAAATTACTTTCTCATCTGATGCAGCGGGGTGACTTACCGAATTTTAATAAGCTCAGCCTGATGGGCACATTTTCTCCATTAGCTACGAGCAATCCTGCCCAAAGCCCGGTTGCATGGGCCTCAATAGCCACGGGCAATAACCCCGGTTATCATGGTGTTTTTGATTTTTTAAACCGCAGAGTGACTGACTATATGCCGCAGTTGGCTATATTGAAAATGAATCCTAAGAACGTCTTCGGAAAACGGGAAATGATGTTTTTGCCCGTGATGCAGGGAAATTCATTTTGGGATCACACTTCCGACAGCGGTATCCCTTCGACTATTTTAAAATGGCCGATGACCTTTCAACCAAAACAAAACAAGGCAAAGCTTTATGCAGGGCTTGGCGTCCCTGACATAAAAGGCGGTCTCGGTAAGTATGCATTTTATACCACAAGAGATATTACCAAAAATGAAGAAGGATTCGAGAAAGTCATAAAGGTTAAGCTTGAGGGGAATAATGTCAAGACATCTATCTCTGGCCCAAATATTACAAAGCTTACCTCAAGGGACACCGCAAAAGTTGATCTTGTTATAAGCGTAAATTCCGATAATTCAGGTATAGAGATGAACGTCGACGGCAAGAAAATAATGCTGAGACAAGGCGTGTGGAGCGATTGGATTGAATTGAAATTCAAGCTCGGGCTTATGAAAACAGTGTCAGGTATTGTTAAGTTTTATTTAAACAAAACCGCTCCGGAACTTGAGCTTTATATGACTGCGGTCCAGATAAACCCGAAGGACCCCGCATTTGTAATATCGAGTCCAGATGATTATATTAAGGAACTTGCCGGTGAAGTCGGACAATTTTATACCCTTGGTATGCCTGAGGACACGAAGGCCCTTGAAGAGGGAAGGATCGATGAGGAAGCTTTTATTGCAATGTGCGATGAAATAATCGCCGAACAGGAAAAGATGCTTTGGCATGAATTGACCAGATTTAAGGAAGGGCTGTTAGCTTCTGCTTTCTTTTCCACTGACAGAATACAGCATATTTTCTGGGTCACTAAAGACCCCGGGCATCCTCTTTATAATAAAGCGTATGCTGAAAAGTACGGACACGTCATTGATGATTATTACAGGAAAATGGATGTCATCCTTGGCGAAGTAATGAAACAGGTCGACGACAGAACAGCGTTTATGGTTTTTTCAGATCATGGCTTCGCAAGCTTTAGACGCGCTGTAAACATAAACTCATGGCTTGCACAGAACGGTTTTATGACTCTCAACCAAAAAGTCTCCGAAGATGATAAAGAAGGCGGCGGCTTATTTCAATACGTCGACTGGAAGAAAACAAAGGCATATGCCCTTGGTTTCGGCAGTATTTATTTAAACATTAAAGGAAGGGAGAAGCACGGCATAGTCGGAGCAGGAGCAGAGGCTGAATCAGTGGCCGGTCAGATTGCGGACAACCTTATACGTTTGACCGACACAAAAGACGGGCAGTCAGCCGTTAAGAATGTTTATAAAAATAAAATTATTTATTCCGGCGCCCAGGTCAATGAATCTCCCGATCTTGTGGTTGGATTTCAGGATGGCTACAGGGCGTCGTGGCAGACGGCCATTGGCGGCGCGCCTTCAGAGCTCATCATTGATAATTTAAAAAAATGGAGCGGAGACCATATAGTTGACCCTTCAGTTGTGCCGGGAATATTTCTCACTAATTTTATGACAAACAGCAATAGCCCAAGCCTTATGGATATTGCGCCTACTGTTTTGTCCTGTTTCGGTATGTCGGGATTTGATATGGAAGGGAATGCATTACTTTAA
- a CDS encoding O-antigen ligase family protein, whose product MMLSEEHRPKTSPVFLAILVFTFIAGLADLLGVNPYKSFWSGYERMEGYITILHLALYFVIMKSVFRTQKDWTLYLNIVFLASVCVSTYVLYHKLLHGEALREYGTIGHPSFLASYLLLAVFIGLRLLFSVRSVLLRCLYLSAVFADMLAIYFTATRGAILAVFCGVIVFSLFYILGKTKTSRDKLYRKIALSVTGMALLAPLIILSFYDAPPLPQDLEFQSTLPRFATATVDASVTSRLDAWKVAWEGIKKRPVLGWGQENFMSLYSLRPIPYGGRNFLDRAHNIFLDWLINAGITGLLSYLSIFGMSVYVIWSALRKGAIIKIEAVVLITALAAYLVQNLSVFDTINSYLVFFTLLAYIDSLHDLEKLPHPDSSANINGLQLRSLCAVSLALFLITATAYFVNYRPMRESYLTSRIISGFKENRYKTFLTFLDDFKTALSIDTFGSTEVRRLMSAISTGILGIKAFEIEGALKFIQMSAEEAKKLVADDFYNLQYRMEVVDLYHAIAVYEPSFINKAGALIKECMIIAPENQWNYFALADNFILKKDYENALLSVNKAAAINPQNDTVQLKLALAGILTSKKAVINDALENVKKLRKSKEDGIASGLSTDELFVLIDAARETGDYKIALQFYKKIIKKFPGNARYHFDIAEIYFAAGDKGNAIKEAEKAAELDPLNFSDKVNKYRLANN is encoded by the coding sequence ATGATGCTTAGCGAAGAACACCGTCCCAAAACCTCACCTGTTTTTTTAGCGATCCTGGTTTTTACTTTTATCGCGGGACTTGCGGATTTGCTGGGAGTGAACCCTTATAAGAGTTTCTGGTCCGGTTATGAACGCATGGAGGGTTATATAACTATCCTTCATCTCGCCTTGTATTTCGTAATTATGAAAAGTGTTTTCAGGACCCAAAAGGATTGGACGCTGTACCTGAATATTGTTTTCCTGGCAAGTGTATGCGTCAGCACATATGTCTTATATCATAAATTGCTGCATGGCGAAGCGCTCAGGGAATACGGCACGATAGGACATCCGTCTTTTTTGGCCTCTTACCTGCTGCTGGCCGTTTTTATAGGATTAAGACTGCTCTTCAGCGTCCGAAGTGTTTTGTTAAGATGTTTATATCTGTCCGCTGTCTTTGCGGACATGCTGGCTATTTATTTTACGGCTACAAGAGGCGCTATTCTGGCTGTCTTTTGCGGCGTAATAGTTTTTAGTCTTTTTTATATTCTTGGAAAGACAAAAACATCCCGTGATAAGTTATACAGGAAGATTGCATTATCGGTCACCGGCATGGCCCTTCTCGCGCCCCTTATTATTTTATCTTTTTATGATGCCCCTCCGCTGCCTCAGGATTTAGAATTCCAAAGCACATTGCCCAGATTTGCGACGGCAACTGTAGACGCGTCTGTCACTTCAAGATTAGACGCATGGAAGGTGGCATGGGAGGGCATTAAGAAAAGGCCGGTCTTAGGCTGGGGGCAGGAAAACTTCATGAGCCTGTATTCGTTAAGGCCCATCCCTTACGGAGGGAGGAATTTCCTGGACAGGGCACATAATATTTTCCTGGATTGGCTGATTAATGCCGGAATAACCGGACTGCTTTCCTACCTGTCGATTTTTGGAATGTCTGTCTACGTCATTTGGTCTGCCCTTAGAAAAGGAGCTATTATCAAAATTGAAGCGGTTGTTCTTATAACTGCCCTTGCAGCTTATCTTGTACAAAACTTGTCAGTTTTTGATACTATTAATTCATACCTCGTTTTTTTTACTTTATTGGCATATATCGACAGCCTTCATGATCTTGAGAAACTGCCGCATCCTGATAGCTCCGCAAATATAAACGGTCTTCAGCTCAGGTCTCTATGCGCGGTTTCTCTTGCTCTGTTTTTAATTACGGCAACTGCATACTTTGTTAATTACAGGCCTATGCGGGAATCATACCTTACAAGTCGCATTATATCCGGTTTTAAGGAAAACAGATATAAGACTTTTTTGACTTTTTTAGACGATTTTAAAACAGCCCTGTCAATCGATACATTCGGCAGCACGGAAGTCCGTCGATTGATGTCCGCTATCTCGACTGGAATATTGGGAATAAAAGCCTTTGAGATAGAAGGGGCGTTGAAATTCATACAGATGTCGGCTGAAGAGGCAAAAAAATTGGTTGCGGATGATTTTTATAATTTGCAATACCGGATGGAGGTGGTAGACCTGTATCATGCTATCGCGGTCTATGAACCATCATTTATAAATAAGGCAGGGGCGCTCATTAAAGAGTGCATGATAATTGCACCTGAAAATCAATGGAATTATTTTGCCCTTGCTGATAATTTTATCCTTAAAAAGGACTATGAGAATGCTTTGTTATCAGTTAATAAAGCCGCGGCTATTAATCCGCAAAATGATACAGTTCAGTTGAAACTGGCGCTTGCAGGAATATTGACGTCGAAAAAAGCTGTAATAAATGATGCACTTGAAAATGTAAAAAAGCTCAGGAAGTCCAAAGAAGACGGCATTGCTTCAGGGTTATCAACAGATGAGCTTTTCGTTCTTATTGATGCCGCCAGAGAGACAGGAGATTATAAAATCGCGCTTCAATTTTATAAAAAGATTATAAAAAAATTTCCGGGTAACGCCCGATATCATTTTGATATTGCGGAAATTTATTTTGCGGCCGGCGATAAAGGTAACGCAATAAAGGAAGCTGAAAAGGCGGCAGAGCTTGACCCTTTAAATTTTTCCGATAAAGTAAATAAATATAGATTAGCTAATAACTGA
- a CDS encoding glycosyltransferase family 39 protein, whose product MFHKLNLLYKSDRFPWIIISFGIIFRIVQYLHNFSLYIDEARDTVAGILGRSFSGLLGPPPDIFIPSPPLGFFVIEKLAVQFMGNSEYVLRLFPLIAGIVSLVLFYYTARQYIKGNAVTVALILFATLEPLIYYSSSVRPYSSDIAAALLVYMTAMYFHSNRLFFPRAVVFAAIGSVVIWFSSTSVFILAGAGATLGVCSVIRKEWQKAGALLMIYTCWLISFAFCYFLYLKNLTNAEWFVNTFGGEEAFAPFPPLSFFGIAWYIRSFFRVFDETVGISLSGIAAFAFITGGISIFSEKKDRFFILISPVVFVLLASSFYMYPFRHRMILFLVPPLLFFIAEGAEYIRDKTARHTPIIGTVLIGLLLFYPLLSAAHHLFKPVVQEEIKPAINYVRKHWQEGDVLYVHYRAHPVFEYYKKKYGFNDKDYIVGIYAGEKNNLWAFSVDYLNAYTDDLDHLHGKKRVWILFTETPVLKKGINEKVFFVYYLNTIGRQIDSFEGEGAAVYLYDLSEKAPHPVVKQRELHWNF is encoded by the coding sequence ATGTTCCATAAGTTAAACTTACTATATAAATCCGACAGGTTTCCATGGATTATAATTTCATTCGGTATAATTTTCCGCATCGTCCAATACCTTCATAATTTCTCTCTTTATATAGATGAAGCAAGAGATACGGTTGCAGGTATACTTGGCAGGTCATTCTCTGGCTTGCTCGGCCCGCCTCCGGATATTTTCATACCTTCGCCGCCGCTCGGGTTTTTTGTAATCGAGAAGCTTGCCGTTCAGTTTATGGGAAACAGCGAATATGTGCTTCGCCTTTTTCCTCTCATTGCGGGGATAGTTTCCTTAGTCCTCTTTTATTACACTGCCAGACAATATATAAAAGGCAATGCCGTTACGGTTGCGCTTATACTGTTTGCTACATTAGAACCATTGATTTACTATTCATCTTCAGTCAGGCCCTATTCAAGCGATATAGCTGCTGCTCTCCTGGTATATATGACAGCTATGTATTTTCATTCAAACAGATTGTTTTTTCCCCGCGCTGTCGTATTTGCGGCGATAGGCTCCGTAGTGATATGGTTTTCCAGCACTTCAGTGTTCATCCTGGCCGGCGCCGGCGCCACTTTGGGCGTATGTTCTGTTATAAGGAAGGAATGGCAAAAGGCCGGCGCTTTATTAATGATTTACACATGCTGGTTGATCAGCTTTGCTTTTTGTTATTTTTTATACCTGAAGAACCTCACAAATGCCGAATGGTTTGTAAATACATTCGGGGGCGAGGAAGCCTTCGCGCCTTTTCCCCCTTTGTCTTTTTTCGGTATTGCGTGGTATATAAGAAGCTTCTTCAGGGTTTTCGATGAAACCGTTGGGATCTCTCTGTCGGGCATAGCGGCATTTGCGTTTATTACAGGCGGCATTTCAATTTTTTCCGAGAAGAAAGACAGGTTTTTTATCCTTATTTCCCCTGTTGTTTTTGTCCTGTTGGCTTCAAGCTTTTATATGTACCCATTCAGGCACAGAATGATATTATTTCTTGTGCCTCCCCTGCTGTTTTTTATCGCTGAAGGGGCGGAATATATAAGAGATAAAACCGCCCGGCATACACCAATAATCGGAACAGTGTTGATCGGGTTATTGTTGTTTTACCCGCTGCTTTCAGCTGCACACCACCTGTTCAAACCTGTTGTCCAGGAAGAAATCAAGCCGGCGATCAATTATGTTCGAAAGCATTGGCAGGAGGGAGATGTTCTGTATGTTCATTATCGCGCCCATCCTGTCTTTGAATACTATAAGAAAAAATACGGTTTTAACGACAAAGATTATATTGTCGGGATATACGCTGGTGAAAAGAATAATTTATGGGCCTTTTCAGTTGACTATTTAAACGCATACACTGATGATCTGGACCATCTTCATGGTAAAAAGAGGGTGTGGATACTTTTCACCGAGACACCTGTACTTAAAAAAGGCATAAATGAAAAAGTCTTTTTTGTATATTACTTAAATACTATAGGCAGGCAGATTGACTCCTTTGAGGGGGAGGGAGCAGCGGTTTATCTCTATGACCTGAGTGAAAAGGCGCCTCATCCAGTAGTAAAACAGAGAGAATTGCACTGGAATTTTTAG
- a CDS encoding class I SAM-dependent methyltransferase — MPTRGIFSCGYYERFDPFMLDRKPFMASVYDELFSRFLGKAAGKVLDVGCGTGLYWPVLAKYCEQIIGLDYSASMISEAKRLIEAKGLKNIEARVQSGEDIDMPDESVDTILCMDVLHHIPDIKRSIFHFNRVLKHGGRLLAVEPNTINPLIFIAHLIPSEERLAVVRNYAPVLRRLFSPYFKNFRVVYVNFVASADSEQQLKKVESAGRIISSIPFLRSLSLRQAIIMEKR; from the coding sequence ATGCCGACGCGGGGGATTTTCAGCTGCGGCTATTATGAGAGATTTGATCCGTTCATGCTGGACCGCAAACCCTTCATGGCGTCCGTGTATGACGAACTGTTTTCCAGGTTTTTGGGGAAGGCAGCCGGTAAAGTGCTCGACGTCGGCTGCGGGACGGGACTCTATTGGCCGGTTTTGGCAAAATACTGTGAACAAATTATCGGCCTTGATTATTCAGCGTCAATGATTTCTGAAGCTAAGAGACTCATTGAAGCGAAAGGATTAAAAAATATTGAAGCCCGCGTTCAAAGCGGGGAAGACATAGACATGCCGGATGAGAGCGTTGATACGATTTTATGTATGGATGTCCTCCATCACATACCAGACATCAAAAGATCTATTTTCCACTTTAACCGCGTGCTGAAACACGGCGGGCGGCTTTTAGCGGTAGAGCCCAATACCATAAATCCTCTCATTTTTATAGCCCACCTGATTCCATCCGAAGAACGCCTCGCTGTCGTGAGAAATTACGCGCCAGTCCTTCGCAGATTGTTTTCTCCTTATTTTAAAAATTTTCGTGTGGTTTATGTTAATTTTGTCGCGAGCGCTGATTCCGAACAACAATTGAAAAAGGTGGAGTCGGCAGGGAGGATAATTTCTTCAATACCTTTCCTGAGATCCTTAAGCCTGAGGCAGGCGATCATCATGGAAAAACGGTGA
- a CDS encoding FAD-dependent oxidoreductase — MGEKSIVITGAGIAGLTLAYKLLETGVKNPVVIVEKEDRVGGLARSFTYNIGSDAFIFDIGPHRYHSDDKAVMDFVLEILGDDHIEIGRFSSVWMYDHYHNWPLKINTVFKLPFLLMLKSTVDLLVKKTAKTESFEDFIIEKYGESLYKVFFKPYTQKFLKYDCSQLHSDWAKTGINRAVIDKRVKASSLIDVVRSTLMPKAVDTKFIYPKSGGNDVFCQYLEQKIKKLGGRVLLSSTVTSIKTNDGSVESVVVNDSEKIETKNLFWSAPIPVLLKLLGVDDKLPSVEYLALVLANYIIDAPPEQLFQWCYYGTEDAPVSRIAIPTMFNPNLAPEGKSGLCVELTCMEGDGIWTHPERMDVVIEEFLIKSKLVARFNDFIDVKFERIPNAYPIYTLNYPRKINLISDALHNYKNLLNFGRTGGFWYNNQDHSIAQAMEIAGLYLKNPDAFDPVKYKFERDFTKV, encoded by the coding sequence ATGGGTGAAAAGAGCATAGTGATTACAGGGGCCGGTATTGCCGGACTGACATTGGCTTATAAATTATTGGAAACAGGCGTTAAGAATCCTGTAGTGATTGTAGAGAAAGAAGACAGGGTTGGAGGATTGGCACGCAGTTTCACTTACAATATCGGCTCAGATGCATTCATTTTCGATATTGGTCCTCACCGCTATCATTCTGATGACAAGGCTGTCATGGATTTTGTGCTGGAAATACTCGGGGATGACCATATTGAGATCGGAAGATTCAGCAGCGTCTGGATGTATGACCATTATCATAACTGGCCTTTAAAAATTAATACGGTTTTCAAATTGCCTTTCCTGCTTATGCTTAAATCAACTGTTGATTTACTGGTAAAGAAGACGGCGAAGACTGAAAGTTTTGAGGATTTTATTATTGAGAAGTATGGAGAAAGCCTCTACAAGGTTTTCTTTAAACCATACACCCAGAAATTTCTTAAATATGATTGCTCTCAGTTGCATTCAGACTGGGCCAAGACGGGCATTAATCGCGCTGTAATTGACAAGCGGGTAAAGGCAAGCAGTCTTATCGATGTGGTGCGTTCCACTTTAATGCCAAAAGCAGTGGACACGAAATTTATATATCCAAAGAGCGGGGGGAATGATGTATTTTGCCAGTATCTGGAACAGAAAATCAAAAAATTGGGCGGCCGTGTTTTGCTTTCCAGCACAGTCACTTCTATAAAGACTAATGACGGTTCCGTTGAAAGCGTAGTGGTAAACGACTCGGAGAAAATTGAAACCAAAAACCTGTTCTGGTCAGCGCCGATACCGGTCCTGTTGAAATTGTTAGGTGTTGATGATAAACTGCCGAGTGTTGAGTACCTCGCCCTCGTCCTTGCTAATTATATTATAGATGCCCCCCCGGAACAGCTTTTTCAGTGGTGCTACTACGGCACTGAAGATGCGCCTGTTTCGCGTATTGCTATCCCGACAATGTTTAATCCCAACCTCGCTCCTGAAGGGAAAAGCGGTTTATGCGTGGAATTGACATGTATGGAGGGTGACGGGATCTGGACACATCCCGAACGCATGGATGTGGTCATTGAGGAGTTCCTGATTAAGTCGAAACTTGTCGCGCGTTTTAATGACTTCATCGACGTTAAATTTGAACGTATCCCGAATGCCTATCCGATCTACACGCTCAATTATCCGCGCAAGATAAATTTGATTTCTGATGCGCTGCATAATTACAAGAATTTACTGAATTTCGGGCGCACCGGAGGTTTTTGGTACAACAACCAGGACCATTCCATCGCACAGGCAATGGAGATCGCCGGCCTCTACTTGAAGAATCCTGATGCCTTCGATCCCGTTAAGTATAAATTTGAGAGAGACTTTACCAAGGTCTAA
- a CDS encoding B12-binding domain-containing radical SAM protein — MPIGLAYLAGYLRSQNHDIQVIDAFGDAPDQVRSSGKYYIQGLTPDQVTEKIPSDIQVVGFYAHLTVTHNILLEIIDSIKKRFPHCATIVLENINKVNSYSLRQVYKDFFAHGIDYVVLGYLEHRTQRLLESVRNGASVHDQDGVITKANCDKIVPPRDFTKDANLDDLPFPAWDLLPLQNYWRLGYAHGPLASDKYLPLLSSRGCAYNCGFCIMPEVSDRKWQARSARNVVDEIEYFQKKYGVNEFHFEDVNPTLNKKRIKEFCRLLNERNIRITWKLAQGTKLESLDSEAIDLMAGAGCNYVSMSPESGSKRILKLMNKPVDIDHAVEMFSLMNRKGIYTQACFVLGYPGENDPDRQQTAGLVRQLAKVGVDEVALFIITPMPGSQIYQQYLNKFQDLNQLTFTPKWRDDYSTVAKFRKSIYIQYIFIKMFYHPVRMFGYGWALLSRRFKTKVEMTLFRKIKVAWLAKNYKRSANKLASC, encoded by the coding sequence ATGCCAATTGGGCTTGCATATCTTGCCGGCTATTTACGCAGTCAGAACCATGATATCCAGGTCATAGATGCATTCGGAGATGCTCCTGACCAGGTGAGAAGCAGCGGGAAGTATTATATCCAGGGACTAACGCCGGATCAAGTAACAGAGAAAATCCCCTCCGATATTCAGGTGGTCGGTTTTTATGCGCATCTTACAGTAACGCACAATATACTTTTGGAAATAATAGATTCTATCAAGAAAAGATTCCCGCATTGCGCTACTATTGTCCTTGAGAATATAAATAAAGTAAATTCTTATTCTCTCAGACAAGTGTACAAGGACTTTTTTGCTCATGGAATAGATTATGTGGTATTGGGTTACCTTGAACACCGAACACAGCGGCTTCTTGAATCAGTCCGGAATGGCGCATCAGTGCATGATCAGGACGGCGTGATCACAAAGGCTAATTGTGACAAGATTGTCCCGCCCCGCGATTTTACTAAAGACGCAAACCTGGATGATCTGCCTTTTCCGGCATGGGACCTGCTTCCATTACAGAATTACTGGCGCTTAGGTTATGCTCATGGCCCGCTTGCTTCAGATAAATATCTGCCCCTGCTGTCATCGCGAGGGTGCGCATATAACTGCGGATTCTGCATAATGCCTGAGGTAAGCGACAGAAAGTGGCAGGCGCGGTCTGCGAGGAACGTTGTTGATGAAATTGAATATTTTCAAAAAAAATATGGCGTGAATGAATTTCATTTCGAAGACGTAAATCCGACACTGAACAAGAAGCGGATAAAAGAATTCTGCCGCTTGTTGAATGAGCGGAATATACGCATTACATGGAAACTGGCCCAGGGCACAAAACTTGAATCGCTTGACAGCGAGGCCATAGATTTGATGGCAGGAGCAGGCTGTAACTATGTATCGATGTCTCCTGAATCAGGATCAAAGCGCATTTTGAAGTTGATGAATAAGCCCGTTGATATTGACCATGCGGTGGAGATGTTCAGCCTTATGAATCGAAAAGGCATATACACACAGGCATGTTTCGTACTCGGGTATCCTGGAGAAAATGACCCTGACCGTCAGCAAACCGCCGGGTTGGTGCGTCAGTTGGCGAAGGTGGGAGTTGACGAAGTGGCGCTTTTTATCATTACTCCAATGCCGGGTTCGCAAATATATCAGCAGTATCTGAATAAATTTCAAGACCTCAATCAACTAACGTTCACTCCTAAATGGAGAGATGATTACAGTACGGTTGCAAAATTCAGAAAGAGCATATACATTCAGTATATTTTCATCAAGATGTTTTATCATCCTGTGAGAATGTTTGGTTATGGCTGGGCCTTACTGAGCAGACGCTTTAAAACAAAAGTGGAGATGACCTTATTTCGTAAAATAAAAGTGGCCTGGCTTGCAAAAAATTATAAACGCAGCGCTAATAAACTCGCCTCATGTTAG
- the fliJ gene encoding flagellar export protein FliJ, with translation MPKQKTISKILKLKDSKKKEVEMEVKKAADKVDEENTKLQSLENNFTDMLRFFNEKQEEGSLDANNLISCYDFFSRINGKIIEQKKVHAQCQDELTCLKDTLVTAYKDKKVVEILHERIIKREHKEKLNLEQKENDFFSISRRLR, from the coding sequence ATGCCTAAACAGAAGACGATCTCAAAGATATTGAAATTAAAAGACAGCAAGAAGAAAGAAGTTGAAATGGAGGTAAAGAAAGCGGCTGATAAAGTCGATGAAGAGAACACCAAACTTCAGTCCCTTGAAAATAATTTTACCGACATGCTCAGGTTCTTTAACGAGAAGCAGGAGGAAGGCTCTCTGGACGCGAACAACCTGATCTCGTGTTATGACTTTTTTTCACGCATTAACGGAAAAATAATTGAACAGAAAAAAGTCCACGCGCAGTGCCAGGATGAACTTACCTGTTTAAAGGACACGCTTGTCACCGCGTACAAGGACAAAAAGGTGGTTGAGATACTGCATGAAAGGATCATCAAGCGTGAGCATAAGGAAAAATTGAACCTGGAACAGAAAGAAAATGATTTCTTCTCGATTTCAAGGAGGTTAAGATGA
- a CDS encoding FliI/YscN family ATPase, translated as MINIDLAQYISAVENSDPLKVYGRIVEITGLTIKATGLDVSIGESCRIYSENSPSVEAEVVGFKEGQVILMATGEISGIRHGSRVLPLGKNVSVKVCDELVGRVLDAAGRPIDGKGHIDGMDYLLYKTSPHPLTRQMIEEPIDIGIRTINGLLTCGKGQRVGIMAGSGVGKSVLLGMIAKYSEAAVNVIALIGERSREVREFIDKNLGEEGLRKSVVVVSTSEQTPLAKVRGAFTATAIAEYFRDCGKNVLLLMDSLTRVAMAQREVGLAVGEPPTTRGYTPSVFALLPKLLERVGTSEGAGSITGLYTVLVEGDDMLEPVADMSRAILDGHIVLSRDLAMENHYPSIDVLQSISRVMPHVIDDRHREYAGKFIEALSVYKKFEDMINLGAYKHGSNFKVDYSIKLIDRFKGYLRQGMNERIDFADSIQGLYFIFDQMEKENA; from the coding sequence ATGATTAACATCGATCTGGCACAATACATATCTGCTGTTGAGAATTCAGACCCGCTGAAGGTCTACGGAAGGATAGTGGAGATAACCGGGCTTACCATCAAGGCAACCGGGCTTGATGTGAGCATCGGAGAATCGTGCAGGATTTATTCTGAAAATTCTCCTTCCGTAGAAGCGGAGGTTGTCGGTTTTAAAGAAGGACAGGTCATCCTCATGGCTACCGGCGAGATTTCCGGCATAAGGCACGGCAGCCGGGTATTGCCGCTTGGGAAGAATGTTTCGGTAAAGGTTTGTGATGAACTTGTAGGAAGGGTGCTTGACGCGGCTGGCAGGCCGATAGACGGAAAGGGACACATAGACGGGATGGATTATCTGCTTTATAAAACATCGCCGCATCCGCTGACAAGACAAATGATCGAAGAGCCGATAGATATCGGCATCCGGACAATTAACGGCCTGCTCACTTGCGGCAAGGGGCAAAGGGTCGGGATAATGGCAGGCTCGGGCGTCGGGAAAAGCGTGCTGTTAGGCATGATCGCGAAATATTCTGAGGCAGCGGTCAATGTGATAGCGCTGATCGGTGAAAGGAGCCGCGAGGTCAGGGAGTTTATTGACAAGAACCTTGGAGAAGAAGGATTGAGAAAGTCAGTTGTGGTCGTCTCTACTTCAGAGCAGACCCCGCTTGCAAAGGTAAGGGGCGCTTTCACAGCCACCGCGATAGCGGAATATTTCAGGGACTGCGGAAAGAACGTCCTGCTCCTGATGGATTCGCTGACGCGCGTCGCTATGGCGCAAAGGGAAGTCGGTCTCGCTGTAGGAGAGCCGCCGACAACAAGAGGCTACACCCCTTCGGTATTTGCGCTTCTTCCGAAACTGCTCGAAAGGGTCGGCACTTCGGAAGGCGCGGGCAGCATTACGGGCCTTTACACAGTCCTTGTTGAAGGAGACGATATGCTGGAGCCTGTAGCGGACATGTCGAGGGCGATACTCGACGGGCACATAGTATTATCGAGAGACCTCGCGATGGAGAACCATTATCCCTCCATAGACGTTTTGCAGTCCATCAGCAGGGTCATGCCCCATGTTATAGATGACAGGCACAGGGAATACGCCGGCAAGTTTATCGAGGCGCTGTCCGTATATAAAAAGTTTGAAGACATGATAAACCTCGGCGCATACAAGCACGGCTCGAACTTCAAGGTCGATTATTCAATAAAACTGATAGACAGGTTCAAGGGTTATCTCAGACAGGGCATGAATGAGCGGATAGATTTCGCCGACAGCATACAGGGATTATATTTTATCTTTGATCAAATGGAGAAGGAAAATGCCTAA